One segment of Metallosphaera cuprina Ar-4 DNA contains the following:
- a CDS encoding LSM domain-containing protein has translation MAETAHKLLAESVGSLVLVKLKGNKEVRGYLKSYDQHMNLVLSDSVEIQNNNDEKKMGTIVIRGDNVILISPIQQ, from the coding sequence ATGGCTGAAACCGCACATAAGCTACTTGCAGAATCAGTAGGTAGTCTAGTCCTAGTAAAGCTAAAGGGTAATAAGGAAGTGAGGGGTTACCTAAAAAGTTACGATCAGCACATGAACCTGGTTCTCTCTGACTCGGTAGAGATTCAAAACAACAATGACGAGAAAAAGATGGGGACAATAGTTATAAGAGGGGATAACGTAATCCTCATATCGCCAATACAGCAATGA
- a CDS encoding 50S ribosomal protein L37e yields the protein MKGTPSFGKMNKAGSHIRCRRCGRNSYNPTKHKCAACGFGKSKRITRYSWKTKKVNGVRLK from the coding sequence GTGAAGGGAACTCCATCATTTGGAAAAATGAATAAGGCAGGTTCGCACATAAGATGTAGAAGATGTGGCAGGAACTCATATAATCCCACTAAACACAAATGCGCTGCTTGTGGATTTGGCAAATCTAAGAGAATAACAAGATACAGTTGGAAGACTAAAAAGGTGAATGGGGTAAGGTTAAAGTAA
- a CDS encoding methyltransferase domain-containing protein, producing the protein MEFGWSWHIEWQSAYEFHGHHIDQVLEDITTKYQRVMVARLTRFGKSLIIDGKIQSTVFDEYIYHETLVHPLLLSLRNPERILILGGGEGATLREVLRHKTVKKAVMVDIDQAVIDFARKHLTEWHRGSFDDPRAEIVIDDALNFIQRNKETFDAIILDLTDPIMGNSSYKLYTREFYEKLSNSINEGGGIVTQATSPSFSIDTFSGIYNTIRSVYHTTKASITYVPSFDGLWGFVYAYKGSVDTRMSSETINKLIEDRINGKLRFYDGETHSTLFNIPKNIREKLSSESRISTENNPVTVPA; encoded by the coding sequence ATGGAATTTGGTTGGAGTTGGCATATCGAGTGGCAGTCCGCATATGAGTTCCACGGTCATCACATAGACCAGGTTCTGGAAGATATAACAACCAAATATCAGAGAGTTATGGTAGCCCGTCTAACTAGATTCGGTAAATCGCTGATAATAGATGGTAAAATACAATCTACAGTGTTCGATGAATATATATATCACGAAACTTTAGTTCATCCTTTACTTTTATCTCTAAGGAACCCAGAAAGGATCCTAATATTAGGTGGAGGAGAGGGAGCCACTTTAAGAGAGGTCCTAAGGCATAAAACCGTAAAGAAAGCTGTAATGGTCGATATAGACCAAGCAGTTATAGATTTCGCAAGAAAACATCTTACAGAGTGGCATAGAGGTTCATTTGATGATCCAAGAGCAGAAATAGTGATAGATGACGCTCTTAACTTTATCCAAAGGAATAAAGAGACTTTTGATGCAATCATCCTTGATCTTACTGATCCTATTATGGGCAACTCGTCATACAAGCTATACACGAGAGAGTTTTACGAAAAACTTAGCAATTCGATTAATGAAGGTGGTGGCATAGTAACCCAAGCGACATCACCTTCGTTCAGCATAGACACCTTCTCTGGTATTTATAATACAATTAGATCGGTATACCATACTACAAAGGCATCAATAACGTATGTTCCATCATTTGATGGACTTTGGGGATTCGTTTATGCGTATAAAGGTAGCGTTGATACCAGAATGTCTTCCGAGACAATAAACAAGTTAATTGAAGATCGAATAAATGGTAAACTTAGATTTTATGATGGGGAAACCCATTCGACGTTGTTCAACATCCCAAAGAATATTAGAGAAAAACTCTCTTCAGAATCAAGAATATCTACAGAGAACAATCCAGTTACCGTTCCTGCTTAA
- a CDS encoding arsenic transporter, producing the protein MLIVSFVIFLATLAMVIIRPRNIGIGYSAIAGAVASLLLGITTVRDVYIVWGIVWNATFTFVAVIIASLIFDEAGFFEYAAVRIAKFANGNGLKLFVLIIVLGAGISAVFANDGTALILTPIVYTLLTRVGVDKKHVVPFIMATGFIADSASLPLVVSNLVNIVTASYFSISFLDYARVMILPDLMAIIASLAFMLLYFKNSIPYKYDVKKLDNPEDAIKDPLTFRLAMPTIILLIISYSIGGIYNVPVAFIAVPVVAVLFLVARINGKINTNRILRVAPWQIVIFSLGMYLVVFGLGREGFTEILFSLLATFSKLGGPFPTLLSGYLFALIAATMNNMPSVMIGNLAISRFTDPASLIYANVIGNDIGPKFTPIGSLATLLWLYTLDRKGGIKISAMYYMKIGFLIAIPVLSFSLLALWLVTT; encoded by the coding sequence ATGCTGATAGTTTCATTTGTTATATTCCTAGCCACGCTGGCGATGGTCATAATAAGGCCTAGAAATATAGGGATTGGGTATTCCGCAATTGCTGGCGCCGTGGCAAGTTTGCTACTTGGAATAACCACGGTACGCGATGTGTACATAGTGTGGGGGATCGTCTGGAACGCCACTTTCACCTTTGTAGCGGTGATAATAGCGTCACTAATTTTTGATGAGGCTGGATTCTTTGAATATGCAGCAGTAAGGATAGCTAAATTTGCTAACGGTAACGGCTTAAAATTATTTGTACTGATCATAGTGCTTGGCGCCGGGATTTCTGCAGTTTTTGCAAACGATGGCACAGCGCTGATCCTAACGCCTATAGTCTACACATTGTTGACCAGGGTAGGAGTGGATAAGAAGCATGTAGTGCCATTTATAATGGCTACTGGTTTCATAGCTGATTCGGCGAGCCTACCACTCGTAGTGAGCAACCTTGTTAACATAGTGACAGCAAGCTATTTCTCGATTTCCTTCCTGGATTACGCTAGAGTGATGATCCTGCCTGACCTGATGGCAATAATAGCTAGCCTGGCTTTTATGTTATTGTACTTCAAGAATAGCATTCCGTATAAATACGATGTCAAAAAGCTTGACAATCCCGAAGATGCAATAAAGGATCCCCTTACTTTTAGGCTGGCAATGCCAACCATTATACTACTGATAATATCGTATTCAATAGGTGGAATATATAACGTGCCTGTAGCGTTTATAGCTGTCCCAGTTGTTGCCGTGCTCTTTCTGGTTGCCAGGATAAATGGAAAAATAAACACGAACAGGATACTGCGCGTTGCTCCATGGCAGATAGTGATCTTCTCTCTAGGAATGTACCTGGTGGTCTTTGGGCTTGGCAGGGAAGGTTTTACAGAGATCCTTTTCTCCTTGCTTGCTACATTTTCCAAGTTAGGAGGACCATTTCCGACTTTACTTTCAGGTTACCTTTTTGCATTGATTGCAGCAACAATGAATAACATGCCTTCAGTTATGATCGGGAACCTTGCTATTTCAAGGTTCACTGACCCAGCTTCTCTGATATATGCCAACGTTATAGGGAATGACATAGGTCCTAAGTTTACGCCTATAGGTTCCCTTGCTACTCTTCTCTGGCTTTACACGCTTGATAGGAAGGGAGGAATAAAAATTTCCGCAATGTACTACATGAAAATTGGGTTCTTGATAGCAATACCTGTGCTATCGTTTTCCCTCCTTGCGTTGTGGTTGGTCACTACATGA
- a CDS encoding beta-CASP ribonuclease aCPSF1: protein MGIISAIYNGIPKEAQITRIEFEGPEIAVYVKNPSILGDKMDLVRKIVKEIKKRIVIKADSSVRKSEKETIEIIKNFVPSEAQISDIKFDDELGEVLIKAKKPGLVIGKKGLIQQKIFVETYWRPIIIREPPIKSRTVESVLTHMYNETEYRSKILKIFGERIHRELLFKDRYVRVTALGAFQEVGRSAVLVETPESRILMDVGVNPSVNFGERMFPKLDIDQLRLEDLDAVVLTHAHLDHSGMIPFLFKYGYEGPVYTTQPTRDIMALMQLDMLDVADKEGRPLPYSAKEVRKELLHTITLDYEEVTDIAPDIRLTFYNAGHIIGSAMAHLHIGDGVHNLVYTGDFKYARTRLLDRAVSEFPRVDTLIMETTYGVQEQTNRDQSEKKLIETINNTINRGGKVLIPVLAVGRGQEIMLVINDAMKKKMIPEVPVYVTGLFDEVTAIHTAYPEWLGKEVRDSILFKDENPFTSDLFKRIEGYREDVAHGEPSIILATSGMLNGGPAVEFFKELAPDSRNSLVFVSYQAEGTLGRKVRDGAREIQIIGRDGRVDNIKVNLETTPIDGFSGHSDKWQLLNFLGDITPKPRNVILNHGEANAIREFKKVVERQRRERLGLGGANIFAPTILDSLRLA, encoded by the coding sequence ATGGGAATAATATCTGCAATCTACAATGGAATTCCAAAGGAAGCTCAGATTACTAGAATTGAGTTTGAGGGACCTGAGATAGCAGTCTATGTAAAAAATCCGTCGATTCTAGGCGATAAGATGGATTTAGTGAGGAAGATAGTTAAAGAAATAAAGAAAAGGATAGTAATTAAGGCGGATAGCAGTGTTAGAAAGTCAGAAAAGGAAACGATAGAGATAATCAAAAACTTTGTGCCAAGCGAAGCTCAGATTTCTGATATAAAGTTCGATGATGAATTAGGAGAGGTATTAATTAAGGCAAAGAAACCAGGACTAGTTATAGGAAAAAAGGGATTAATTCAACAAAAAATATTCGTAGAAACTTATTGGAGACCTATAATAATTAGAGAGCCTCCAATCAAATCAAGGACCGTAGAAAGCGTTCTCACTCACATGTATAACGAAACGGAGTATAGATCGAAAATACTGAAGATCTTTGGAGAGAGAATTCATAGAGAGTTACTCTTCAAAGATAGATATGTAAGAGTTACAGCTCTGGGAGCGTTTCAGGAGGTAGGTAGATCCGCTGTTCTAGTCGAGACTCCTGAAAGTAGGATACTAATGGACGTAGGAGTAAATCCAAGCGTAAATTTCGGAGAGAGGATGTTCCCTAAACTAGACATAGATCAGTTAAGGTTAGAAGATTTAGATGCAGTAGTATTGACTCATGCGCATTTAGATCACAGCGGAATGATTCCATTTCTCTTCAAGTATGGCTATGAGGGACCTGTTTACACTACTCAACCTACTCGAGATATCATGGCTCTAATGCAGCTAGATATGTTAGACGTTGCAGATAAAGAAGGAAGACCTTTACCATATTCAGCTAAAGAAGTGAGGAAGGAACTTCTTCATACGATAACACTGGACTACGAGGAGGTAACAGATATAGCGCCTGATATCAGGTTAACGTTCTATAACGCTGGGCACATAATTGGATCAGCAATGGCCCATCTTCATATAGGAGACGGAGTCCATAACCTGGTTTACACTGGAGATTTCAAATACGCTAGAACTAGACTGTTAGATAGAGCCGTATCCGAATTTCCTAGAGTAGATACATTAATTATGGAAACCACATACGGAGTTCAAGAACAGACCAATAGAGATCAATCGGAGAAGAAACTTATAGAAACCATCAATAATACAATTAATAGAGGAGGTAAAGTATTAATTCCAGTATTAGCTGTAGGTAGAGGACAAGAAATAATGTTAGTGATTAACGACGCAATGAAAAAGAAAATGATCCCAGAGGTTCCGGTTTACGTTACTGGATTATTTGATGAGGTAACCGCAATACATACAGCTTACCCTGAATGGCTCGGTAAAGAAGTAAGGGACTCGATCTTGTTTAAGGACGAGAATCCTTTCACGTCCGATCTCTTTAAGAGAATTGAAGGATACAGAGAAGATGTAGCTCATGGAGAACCAAGTATAATTTTAGCTACATCTGGAATGTTAAACGGAGGCCCTGCTGTTGAATTTTTTAAGGAATTGGCACCTGATTCAAGAAACAGTCTAGTGTTCGTTAGTTATCAAGCAGAAGGTACGCTAGGAAGAAAGGTGAGAGACGGAGCTAGAGAAATCCAGATAATAGGTAGAGATGGTAGGGTTGATAACATAAAGGTTAACTTAGAAACTACACCGATAGATGGATTCTCTGGTCACTCTGACAAATGGCAGTTGCTGAATTTCTTAGGGGATATAACGCCTAAACCCAGGAACGTAATACTAAACCATGGAGAAGCCAATGCAATAAGAGAGTTTAAGAAAGTAGTAGAGAGACAGCGTAGGGAGAGGCTAGGTCTGGGAGGGGCAAACATTTTCGCTCCAACAATATTAGATAGTTTGAGGCTCGCCTAA
- a CDS encoding NAD(P)-dependent glycerol-1-phosphate dehydrogenase — protein sequence MEIQEHIIELPKKVYIGTGILSKLKDYLFQLNVTSPLLIVTGPNVRKIVIDKILDNLNEINKIELIEVNDSTIDEVNRVEEKAKGSNLKFILGIGGGKTIDVTKYAAYKLNVNFISIPTAPSHDGIASPFASIKGLGKPVSVKAKMPYAIIADIDVLSTAPRRLINSGIGDTLGKLVAVRDWKLASKLTGEYYGDYTASLAILSAKHALSCTRIIHRDLKYSVRLLVEALISSGIAMGMAGSTRPASGSEHLFAHAVDLLQPNAALHGELVGIGTVIMAYIHGINWREIKRALNRIGLPTNVKELGISNEVIIKALTVAHSIRPERYTILGDRGLTWSSAEKVVRDTGIID from the coding sequence ATGGAGATTCAAGAGCATATTATTGAGCTTCCGAAGAAGGTTTACATCGGAACTGGAATTTTATCTAAATTAAAAGATTATCTTTTCCAATTAAATGTAACAAGCCCTCTATTAATAGTTACTGGACCTAATGTAAGAAAAATTGTAATAGATAAAATATTAGATAACTTGAACGAGATAAATAAAATAGAACTGATAGAAGTAAATGATTCGACGATAGACGAGGTAAACAGGGTCGAGGAGAAGGCTAAGGGGTCCAATCTAAAGTTTATACTTGGTATAGGTGGAGGAAAGACGATAGATGTAACAAAATATGCTGCGTACAAGCTGAATGTAAATTTCATAAGTATCCCAACTGCCCCCTCTCATGACGGTATAGCATCTCCTTTCGCTTCAATTAAGGGACTCGGGAAGCCTGTATCGGTAAAGGCAAAGATGCCCTATGCCATCATAGCTGACATTGACGTCCTGAGTACGGCCCCACGGAGATTAATTAACTCTGGTATTGGAGACACCCTTGGCAAACTCGTTGCGGTTAGAGACTGGAAACTTGCGTCTAAGCTAACTGGAGAGTATTATGGCGATTATACCGCCTCTCTTGCCATTCTCTCTGCTAAACACGCTTTAAGTTGCACAAGAATAATACATAGGGATTTAAAATATAGCGTAAGGCTTTTGGTTGAAGCGTTAATTAGCAGCGGAATAGCGATGGGAATGGCCGGCAGTACCAGACCAGCTAGCGGGTCAGAGCATTTGTTTGCCCATGCAGTAGATCTACTTCAACCTAATGCAGCGCTACATGGCGAATTGGTAGGTATCGGCACGGTGATTATGGCTTACATTCACGGTATTAATTGGAGGGAGATTAAGAGGGCTTTAAATAGGATAGGATTACCAACGAATGTAAAGGAGCTCGGGATATCTAACGAGGTAATAATTAAGGCACTGACCGTGGCTCACAGCATAAGACCCGAAAGATACACTATACTTGGAGACAGGGGATTAACGTGGAGCTCTGCTGAGAAAGTAGTAAGGGACACTGGAATTATTGACTAA
- a CDS encoding peptidylprolyl isomerase translates to MFKDKDFIYINYTGKDKNTQEIIDTTVEEEAKKANIYNEGRKYGPQLVILGEHRLIKGLEESLYNLNLDEEKEIEVTPDNAYGPRDPSKVKVMSLGEVRKQGITPYPGLPVRFSDGSVGIIKSVSGGRVYIDLNHPLAGKTLVYKVKVVKQLVDDKEKIDALIERWFSGVEKPTAQLSEDKKTLKITIPEKIFMLEDIQSRKLLLARDILKYVIDEISVVYEEVFTKSVISQ, encoded by the coding sequence ATGTTTAAAGACAAGGACTTCATTTATATAAATTATACAGGAAAGGATAAAAATACACAGGAAATTATAGACACGACCGTAGAGGAAGAGGCTAAAAAGGCTAACATTTACAACGAAGGTCGTAAATACGGTCCTCAACTCGTCATTTTAGGAGAGCATAGATTAATTAAAGGATTGGAGGAAAGTCTATATAACCTTAACCTAGACGAAGAGAAAGAAATAGAAGTTACTCCAGATAACGCTTATGGACCTAGAGATCCTTCTAAAGTTAAGGTAATGTCACTCGGAGAGGTTAGAAAACAAGGAATAACTCCATATCCTGGCTTGCCTGTAAGGTTTTCTGACGGATCTGTTGGGATAATAAAGAGTGTGAGCGGTGGTAGAGTTTATATCGATCTAAACCACCCTTTAGCGGGTAAAACGCTAGTGTATAAAGTCAAGGTGGTAAAGCAGTTAGTAGATGATAAAGAGAAAATAGATGCGTTGATTGAAAGATGGTTCTCTGGCGTCGAGAAGCCAACAGCTCAACTATCAGAGGACAAGAAGACTTTGAAAATCACAATACCAGAAAAGATTTTCATGTTAGAAGATATCCAATCAAGGAAACTCCTCTTAGCTAGAGATATACTGAAGTATGTTATTGATGAGATCTCTGTAGTATACGAAGAGGTATTTACCAAGTCTGTAATTAGTCAATAA
- the ahcY gene encoding adenosylhomocysteinase yields the protein MNYKIRDISFAEQGRSQLEWAEKHMPALLSIQKDLEREKPLKGVKIAAVLHVTKETGVLMKTLRLAGAEIALAASNPLSTQDDVAAALVKFHDVSVFAWKGENEKEYYSNIEALLDTNPEIVMDDGGDLHAYIHERGISNVIGGTEETTTGVVRLKAMEEQGILKYPVIAVNNAFTKYLFDNRYGTGQSAIDGILRATNILIAGKVCVVVGYGWVGRGIASRLRGLGGRVIVVEANPLRALEALMEGFVVTNMKEASKIGDIFVTATGNIRVISTEHIMNMKDGAILSNAGHFNVEIDVEGLRKIAKSSRIIRPFTEEITLPNGNKVYLLADGRLVNLAAGEGHPSEVMDLSFSNQALSVVYLHKSKSKLSPKVYDVPSEIDERVARLKLSSMGIEIEQLTEEQIEYSKQWKYGT from the coding sequence ATGAATTATAAGATAAGAGATATATCATTTGCGGAACAAGGAAGAAGCCAATTAGAATGGGCAGAAAAACATATGCCTGCTCTTCTATCTATCCAAAAGGACCTAGAAAGAGAGAAACCGTTAAAAGGCGTTAAAATAGCTGCCGTTCTTCATGTTACAAAAGAGACTGGAGTCCTAATGAAAACCTTGCGATTGGCCGGGGCTGAGATTGCTCTAGCTGCAAGTAACCCATTATCCACTCAAGACGATGTGGCTGCAGCTCTAGTTAAGTTCCACGACGTTTCTGTTTTTGCGTGGAAAGGAGAAAATGAGAAAGAGTACTACAGCAATATTGAGGCCTTACTCGATACAAATCCAGAGATCGTTATGGATGACGGAGGAGACCTTCATGCCTACATCCATGAAAGGGGCATCTCTAACGTTATAGGAGGTACGGAAGAAACCACTACTGGTGTGGTTAGACTAAAGGCTATGGAGGAGCAAGGAATATTAAAATACCCTGTCATAGCAGTCAATAACGCTTTTACGAAGTACCTCTTTGATAATAGGTACGGAACCGGTCAAAGCGCAATAGATGGGATATTAAGAGCCACAAACATCTTAATAGCAGGAAAAGTATGCGTAGTGGTCGGTTATGGATGGGTCGGAAGGGGTATTGCTTCAAGACTCAGAGGACTCGGTGGCAGAGTGATAGTAGTAGAAGCTAATCCTCTAAGAGCTCTTGAGGCGTTAATGGAAGGTTTTGTTGTTACTAACATGAAAGAGGCCTCAAAGATAGGAGATATATTTGTAACTGCAACAGGGAATATTAGAGTTATATCAACTGAACATATAATGAACATGAAAGACGGGGCAATACTGAGTAATGCAGGACATTTTAACGTAGAAATTGACGTGGAAGGTCTCAGAAAAATAGCTAAGAGCAGTAGGATAATTAGACCGTTTACTGAGGAGATCACGTTACCTAATGGAAACAAAGTGTATCTACTAGCTGATGGACGCTTAGTTAATCTTGCAGCTGGTGAAGGTCATCCAAGCGAAGTGATGGACCTAAGCTTTTCTAATCAAGCTTTATCAGTAGTTTATCTACATAAGAGCAAAAGCAAGCTGAGTCCTAAAGTTTATGATGTTCCTTCTGAGATAGACGAGAGGGTAGCTCGTCTAAAACTCAGCTCTATGGGTATAGAAATTGAGCAGTTAACTGAGGAACAAATTGAGTATTCTAAACAATGGAAATATGGAACTTAG
- a CDS encoding pyruvate dehydrogenase, which translates to MLSLIEEDWEDIEEEDWEDIEEEDWEEEEW; encoded by the coding sequence GTGCTTTCGTTGATTGAGGAAGATTGGGAAGATATAGAGGAGGAAGATTGGGAAGATATAGAGGAGGAAGATTGGGAAGAGGAAGAGTGGTAA
- a CDS encoding ribosome biogenesis/translation initiation ATPase RLI — MRVAVINYDSCKPDKCSIECVRFCPINRSGSKAIEIDQSKLGKPIVYEETCIGCNICVKKCPFEAISILNVPDNFSKEVIHRYGKNGFELFGLPILKEGQVIGIIGKNGAGKTTIMKIISGEIIPNFGQVERQIGVDEVLQRFKGKEMYTYFSKLYNKNLKIVHKIQYIEYVSRLLKGNVSDILRKVDERGKLDEVKELLYMETMWNKDVSTLSGGELQKLLIAAALAKEANVYAIDEPSSYLDIRERINAAKAIKELTKNKYVIIVDHDLIVLDFITDYVSIVYGESGVYGKVSKVYSTRTGINNFLNGYLPAENTRISDYKIQFYIKDITDLDLLKNSIEKIKWSEITKRLSDFSLQVQQGSAREGEIIGIVGPNGIGKTTFIRILVGEIEPDTGHISPGGLTLSYKPQRIVPDYDGTVREYLETVSKDVLSTSSWFYTEVTRKLKLHKLLDNQVKSLSGGELQKLLIAGTLAKEAHVYLLDEPSSYLDVEERYIVAKAIKRITRERKSVTFLVDHDLAIHDYVADRVITFSGTPGKQGYATQPLSLQKGINVFLKDIGLTFRRDAETGRPRANKIGSYLDRVQRERNEYYSTETISD, encoded by the coding sequence TTGAGAGTTGCAGTAATCAATTATGATAGTTGCAAACCTGATAAGTGTTCAATAGAATGTGTTAGATTTTGTCCTATAAACAGATCAGGAAGCAAGGCAATAGAGATAGATCAAAGTAAACTGGGCAAGCCAATTGTCTACGAGGAAACGTGTATAGGATGTAATATTTGCGTCAAAAAATGCCCATTCGAGGCAATATCAATTTTGAATGTTCCTGACAACTTTAGTAAAGAAGTGATTCATAGATACGGTAAAAACGGTTTCGAGCTGTTCGGTCTCCCTATATTAAAGGAAGGACAAGTAATTGGAATCATTGGTAAAAATGGTGCAGGAAAGACAACAATTATGAAGATCATAAGCGGAGAGATAATTCCCAATTTCGGACAAGTTGAAAGGCAGATTGGTGTTGATGAAGTCCTTCAAAGATTTAAAGGGAAAGAGATGTACACATATTTCAGTAAATTATATAATAAAAATCTAAAAATAGTCCATAAAATACAATATATAGAATATGTATCGCGTTTACTAAAAGGAAATGTATCAGATATCTTAAGGAAAGTAGACGAGAGGGGCAAGTTAGATGAGGTAAAGGAGTTACTATACATGGAGACCATGTGGAATAAGGACGTTTCAACTCTTAGCGGGGGAGAGCTTCAGAAATTGCTTATTGCGGCGGCGTTGGCTAAAGAAGCTAACGTATACGCTATTGACGAACCCTCGTCATATCTTGACATCAGAGAAAGAATAAATGCTGCTAAAGCAATTAAAGAACTTACTAAGAATAAATATGTTATTATAGTAGATCATGACTTAATAGTCCTTGACTTCATCACTGATTACGTTTCAATAGTTTATGGGGAAAGTGGAGTTTATGGTAAGGTATCTAAAGTTTACTCTACAAGAACTGGAATAAACAATTTTCTAAATGGATACCTTCCTGCTGAAAATACAAGAATATCAGATTATAAGATTCAGTTTTATATAAAAGATATAACCGATTTAGATTTATTAAAGAATAGTATAGAAAAGATCAAATGGAGTGAAATAACAAAACGCCTTTCGGACTTCTCGCTTCAAGTGCAACAGGGTTCTGCTAGAGAAGGTGAAATAATAGGAATAGTGGGTCCCAACGGTATCGGTAAAACTACTTTTATAAGAATCTTAGTTGGAGAAATTGAACCTGATACTGGCCATATAAGCCCTGGAGGATTAACACTATCCTATAAGCCACAACGTATAGTACCTGACTATGACGGTACTGTTAGGGAATATCTTGAAACTGTGAGCAAAGATGTGCTATCGACCTCCTCTTGGTTCTACACTGAAGTAACTAGAAAACTCAAACTTCACAAGCTTCTAGATAATCAGGTAAAGAGCCTTAGCGGGGGAGAGCTTCAGAAATTGCTTATTGCTGGTACGTTAGCTAAAGAGGCTCACGTATATTTGCTTGATGAACCTTCTTCTTACCTTGATGTTGAAGAGAGGTATATCGTTGCAAAAGCTATAAAAAGAATAACCAGGGAAAGAAAGAGTGTTACGTTTCTAGTAGATCATGATCTAGCTATCCATGATTACGTAGCAGACAGGGTAATCACATTCTCAGGAACTCCAGGGAAACAAGGATATGCAACTCAACCTCTCTCTCTTCAAAAAGGGATAAACGTTTTCCTAAAAGATATAGGTTTAACGTTTAGAAGAGACGCTGAAACTGGAAGACCTAGAGCTAACAAGATAGGTAGTTATTTAGATAGAGTACAAAGAGAGAGAAACGAGTATTATTCAACAGAAACCATATCAGATTAA
- the fbp gene encoding fructose-1,6-bisphosphate aldolase/phosphatase: protein MRSTVSVIKADIGSLAGHHVVHPDTMAAANRVLADAKRQGIILDYYITNVGDDLELIMSHTRGELDTKVHETAWSAFKEATKVSKELGLYAAGQDLLSDTFSGNLKGMGPGIAELEVEERPSEPIAIFMADKTEPGAFNFPLYKMFCDPFNTPGLVIDPTMNEGFKLEVLDVYEGQSVLLNSPEEIYYLLGLIGTMARYVIRRVYRKADNMIGSVTSIERLNLIAGKYVGKDDPVLIVRLQHGFPALGEALEAFSFPYLVPGWMRGSHYGPLMPVSQRDAKATRFDGPPRLIGLGFNLKNGKLTGPSDLFDDPAFDETRRVAAIMTDYMRRHGPFMPHRLEPTEMEYTTLPTIIEKLKDRFKKEDSVKAKPSVYASKDQGMD, encoded by the coding sequence ATGAGATCTACGGTAAGTGTAATAAAGGCGGACATTGGAAGTCTAGCTGGCCATCATGTAGTACATCCAGACACAATGGCCGCAGCTAATAGGGTATTGGCAGATGCAAAAAGGCAAGGAATAATTCTAGACTATTATATTACAAACGTTGGTGATGATCTAGAGCTTATCATGAGCCATACTAGAGGCGAACTTGACACTAAGGTTCATGAAACGGCATGGAGCGCTTTCAAGGAAGCGACAAAGGTCTCCAAAGAACTTGGACTTTATGCGGCAGGACAAGACTTGTTATCAGATACATTCTCTGGTAACCTAAAGGGGATGGGACCAGGAATAGCTGAACTGGAAGTTGAGGAGAGGCCATCTGAACCAATCGCAATATTCATGGCTGATAAGACTGAGCCTGGAGCCTTCAATTTCCCGCTCTATAAGATGTTTTGTGATCCTTTTAATACGCCAGGCTTAGTAATAGACCCTACTATGAACGAGGGGTTTAAATTAGAGGTTTTAGACGTGTATGAAGGCCAGAGCGTCTTATTGAATAGTCCAGAGGAAATATACTATCTTCTTGGTCTAATAGGAACTATGGCTAGATATGTAATAAGAAGAGTTTATAGAAAAGCAGACAACATGATTGGATCCGTTACGTCTATCGAGAGACTTAACCTAATAGCTGGGAAGTATGTTGGTAAAGACGATCCAGTGTTGATAGTGAGATTACAGCATGGATTTCCAGCATTAGGAGAGGCGTTAGAGGCTTTTTCCTTCCCTTACTTGGTTCCAGGATGGATGCGCGGAAGCCACTATGGTCCTCTCATGCCTGTTTCGCAAAGGGATGCAAAAGCTACTAGATTTGATGGGCCGCCTAGATTGATTGGATTAGGATTTAACCTAAAGAATGGAAAACTGACTGGACCTTCTGATTTATTTGATGATCCAGCCTTCGATGAAACTAGAAGGGTTGCAGCTATAATGACAGATTACATGAGAAGACATGGACCTTTTATGCCACACAGACTCGAACCAACAGAAATGGAATATACAACTTTACCTACTATTATAGAGAAATTAAAAGATAGATTCAAGAAAGAAGATAGCGTAAAAGCAAAGCCTAGTGTATATGCATCAAAGGACCAAGGTATGGACTAG